Proteins co-encoded in one Arachis hypogaea cultivar Tifrunner chromosome 13, arahy.Tifrunner.gnm2.J5K5, whole genome shotgun sequence genomic window:
- the LOC112733567 gene encoding peroxidase 19 isoform X2 → MPVPKYSTACSFFSSQFTCLFVFFIIVAGTTTPCLAKIITNNTTRRHRQVSVDYYARTCPNVEQLVGSVTNQQFKESPVSGPATINLFFHDCFVEGCDGSILIASKQGSKELAEKDAEVNRELRVEGFETVMKAKEAVERKCPGVVSCADILAIAARDYVHLAGGPYYQVKKGRWDGRISMASRVEPNIPHANYTVDQLIKLFNSKGLTIQDMVALSGAHSIGFAHCKHFVKRLYNYKGNGQPDPNVDPKLLNALRIRRWGC, encoded by the exons ATGCCTGTCCCTAAATATTCTACTGCTTGTTCCTTCTTCTCATCTCAATTcacttgtttgtttgttttcttcaTCATTGTAGCTGGAACTACTACACCATGCTTAGCCAAAATTATTACCAACAACACCACCCGCCGCCATCGTCAGGTCTCAGTTGATTACTATGCAAGAACTTGTCCCAATGTAGAACAGCTTGTAGGGTCAGTCACCAACCAACAATTCAAAGAATCACCTGTTTCTGGACCTGCCACCATTAACCTCTTCTTCCATGATTGTTTTGTAGAA GGGTGTGATGGATCTATTCTAATAGCATCAAAGCAAGGAAGCAAAGAATTGGCAGAGAAAGATGCAGAGGTTAATAGAGAATTGAGAGTGGAAGGTTTTGAGACCGTGATGAAGGCTAAGGAAGCAGTGGAGAGAAAATGTCCTGGTGTAGTTTCATGTGCAGACATTCTTGCAATTGCTGCAAGAGATTATGTGCACTTG GCAGGGGGACCATACTACCAAGTGAAGAAGGGAAGATGGGATGGGAGGATATCAATGGCATCAAGGGTGGAACCCAACATCCCTCATGCAAACTACACCGTTGATCAGCTCATCAAGCTCTTCAACTCAAAAGGCTTAACcatacaagacatggttgctCTCTCTGGTGCCCACTCAATAGGTTTTGCACACTGCAAGCACTTTGTGAAAAGGCTATACAATTACAAGGGCAACGGTCAACCAGACCCAAACGTTGACCCCAAACTCCTCAATGCACTGAGAAT AAGAAGATGGGGTTGTTAG
- the LOC112733567 gene encoding peroxidase 19 isoform X1, translated as MPVPKYSTACSFFSSQFTCLFVFFIIVAGTTTPCLAKIITNNTTRRHRQVSVDYYARTCPNVEQLVGSVTNQQFKESPVSGPATINLFFHDCFVEGCDGSILIASKQGSKELAEKDAEVNRELRVEGFETVMKAKEAVERKCPGVVSCADILAIAARDYVHLAGGPYYQVKKGRWDGRISMASRVEPNIPHANYTVDQLIKLFNSKGLTIQDMVALSGAHSIGFAHCKHFVKRLYNYKGNGQPDPNVDPKLLNALRMYCPNYGGNLDIVAPFDATTPFVFDQAYYGNLQKKMGLLASDQALVLDPRTKPLVQEFANDKNKFFQAFAAAMDRLSLVGVKRGKKHGEKRRDCSMHA; from the exons ATGCCTGTCCCTAAATATTCTACTGCTTGTTCCTTCTTCTCATCTCAATTcacttgtttgtttgttttcttcaTCATTGTAGCTGGAACTACTACACCATGCTTAGCCAAAATTATTACCAACAACACCACCCGCCGCCATCGTCAGGTCTCAGTTGATTACTATGCAAGAACTTGTCCCAATGTAGAACAGCTTGTAGGGTCAGTCACCAACCAACAATTCAAAGAATCACCTGTTTCTGGACCTGCCACCATTAACCTCTTCTTCCATGATTGTTTTGTAGAA GGGTGTGATGGATCTATTCTAATAGCATCAAAGCAAGGAAGCAAAGAATTGGCAGAGAAAGATGCAGAGGTTAATAGAGAATTGAGAGTGGAAGGTTTTGAGACCGTGATGAAGGCTAAGGAAGCAGTGGAGAGAAAATGTCCTGGTGTAGTTTCATGTGCAGACATTCTTGCAATTGCTGCAAGAGATTATGTGCACTTG GCAGGGGGACCATACTACCAAGTGAAGAAGGGAAGATGGGATGGGAGGATATCAATGGCATCAAGGGTGGAACCCAACATCCCTCATGCAAACTACACCGTTGATCAGCTCATCAAGCTCTTCAACTCAAAAGGCTTAACcatacaagacatggttgctCTCTCTGGTGCCCACTCAATAGGTTTTGCACACTGCAAGCACTTTGTGAAAAGGCTATACAATTACAAGGGCAACGGTCAACCAGACCCAAACGTTGACCCCAAACTCCTCAATGCACTGAGAATGTATTGCCCTAACTATGGTGGAAACTTGGACATTGTTGCCCCATTTGATGCAACTACACCATTTGTATTTGACCAAGCATATTATGGTAACTTGCAGAAGAAGATGGGGTTGTTAGCTTCCGACCAGGCTTTGGTTTTGGACCCAAGAACCAAGCCTTTGGTTCAGGAGTTTGCAAATGATAAGAACAAGTTTTTTCAAGCTTTTGCAG
- the LOC112733570 gene encoding apoptosis inhibitor 5-like protein API5, translated as MTDPSEEAAYIEKLYEYGEKLNAATDKSQHVNDYQGIIDAAKTSVKAKQLAAQLIPRFYKFFPDLSGPALDAHLDLVEAEELGVRVQAIRGLPLFCKDTPENIGKMVDILVQILGSEEFVERDAVHKALMSLLRQDVKASLTALFKHIGSVEEPSTDEVIREKVINFVRDKVFPIKAELLKPQEEMERHITDLIKKSVEDVTGIEFRMFIDFLKSLNLFGEKAPPERMKELIGIIEGQADLDAQFNVSDADHIDRLISCLHMALPFVVRGASSNKFLNYINKYIIPVFDQLPGERKVDLLRSLAEFSPYTTPQDSRQMLPSIVQLLKKYMTWKKSGEEMNFTYVECLLYTFHHLAHKVPNATNSLCGYKIVTGQPSDRLGEDFSEQYNDFTERLNNVEEFTRATIKKLTQGMAENSKSMADAKTDEEKEKIKTKKQNATTGLRTCNNILTMTKPLHAKVPTFIGDKRVNLSWKEATKPASSTTPAAGSKRSSGSTNGSNNIPSKKGRGGGGGLPNQLVNRALEGLSGGGRGGPRGRGRGWGGRERGRGRGRGRGGYR; from the exons ATGACTGACCCTTCCGAAGAGGCTGCTTACATCGAGAAGCTCTACGAGTATGGCGAGAAGCTCAACGCTGCCACCGATAAGTCTCAG CATGTGAATGATTACCAGGGAATCATAGATGCCGCGAAGACGAGCGTAAAGGCGAAGCAGCTCGCCGCGCAGCTTATTCCTAGGTTCTACAAGTTCTTCCCTGACCTCTCTGGTCCCGCCCTTGACGCCCATCTTGATCTGGTTGAGGCTGAAGAACTTGGG GTACGGGTGCAAGCAATTAGAGGACTGCCTCTTTTCTGCAAGGATACGCCTGAAAACATTGGGAAGATGGTTGATATTCTAGTGCAAATTCTTGGGTCTG AGGAATTCGTGGAGCGTGATGCTGTACATAAGGCTCTTATGTCTCTGCTGCGGCAGGATGTGAAAG CTTCTTTGACGGCTTTGTTTAAGCACATTGGGAGTGTTGAAGAGCCAAGTACAGATGAAGTTATTCGTGAAAAGGTTATCAACTTTGTTCGAGATAAG GTTTTCCCTATTAAAGCTGAACTGTTGAAGCCTCAAGAAGAAATGGAAAGACACATAACTGATCTCATAAAAAAG AGTGTAGAAGATGTAACTGGTATAGAATTTAGAATGTTTATAGATTTCCTCAAGAGCTTGAACCTATTTGGAGAGAAGGCTCCGCCTGAGAGGATGAAAGAGCTGATTGGAATCATTGAAGGGCAAGCTGATCTAGATGCACAGTTcaat GTTTCCGATGCAGATCATATTGACAGGTTGATATCATGCCTTCATATGGCACTTCCATTTGTTGTG AGGGGTGCATCTAGCAACAAATTTCTCAACTATATAAACAAGTACATAATACCTGTTTTTGACCAG CTTCCTGGGGAACGGAAAGTAGATTTGCTCAGAAGTCTTGCAGAATTTTCACCTTACACAACACCGCAAGATTCACGCCAAATGCTTCCTTCTATTGTTCAGTTGCTGAag AAATATATGACTTGGAAGAAGTCTGGGGAGGAGATGAACTTTACATATGTTGAGTGCTTGTTGTACACGTTTCATCACCTCGCTCACAAG GTTCCCAATGCTACAAACAGTTTATGCGGTTATAAGATTGTTACTGGTCAGCCATCTGATAGGCTCGGAGAGGACTTTTCAGAGCAATACAATGATTTTACTGAGAG GTTGAATAACGTTGAGGAGTTCACCCGGGCCACGATTAAGAAATTAACACAAGGAATGGCTGAAAACAGCAAATCTATGGCTGATGCTAAAACTgatgaagaaaaggaaaaaatt AAAACTAAGAAACAGAATGCTACAACCGGGTTGCGGACCTGCAACAACATTTTGACCATGACAAAG CCATTGCATGCTAAAGTGCCGACTTTCATTGGAGATAAGCGAGTCAACCTTTCTTGGAAGGAGGCAACAAAACCTGCGTCATCTACCACACCAGCCGCTGG ATCCAAACGATCTTCTGGTTCTACTAATGGATCCAACAATATTCCATCAAAGAAGGGTCGAGGAGGTGGTGGCGGTTTGCCAAATCAGCTTGTCAATAGAGCGCTGGAAGGATTATCTGGTGGTGGAAGGGGTGGTCCAAGGGGCAGAGGCAGGGGCTGGGGTGGtcgagaaagaggaagaggaagaggaagaggaagaggagggtATCGGTAA